One window of the Candidatus Jettenia sp. genome contains the following:
- the cas6 gene encoding CRISPR-associated endoribonuclease Cas6: MRIKITLSADRPAIIDFNYQHQIQALIYGFLFTSNPDYSRWLHEQGFVYKKDKRFKFFVFSGILFHGPIKIIRSDNTNHANNFNTSNGGFSFKASQSNHFTFSFQIASPVDQFIQHLVDGIFTEGQEVRLGRQTFNVYQVETLPDPLNYLNGLNDLNGLNNLTLRPLESPIFIKKPMPQGQQDVFLYPGDEGYEEFLRQNLMHKYETLYDKPFGGDGECLKFAFYPIAGKSIKQFTVFSTGLDGSVRPINIKGTLQPFIVTGPKELIKIGLECGFGQNNSMGCGYVEAVQTT, from the coding sequence AGAATAAAGATAACGCTTTCAGCAGATAGGCCAGCCATTATCGACTTCAACTATCAACATCAGATACAGGCGTTAATCTATGGATTTCTCTTCACATCAAACCCCGACTATTCCCGATGGCTTCATGAACAAGGCTTTGTTTATAAAAAGGATAAGCGGTTCAAGTTCTTTGTCTTCTCGGGGATATTATTTCACGGTCCAATCAAGATCATCCGCTCAGACAACACAAACCATGCAAACAATTTCAATACCTCAAATGGTGGTTTTTCATTCAAAGCCTCTCAATCCAATCATTTCACCTTTTCCTTTCAAATAGCATCACCCGTCGATCAGTTTATCCAACACCTGGTAGATGGCATATTTACTGAGGGGCAGGAGGTGAGGCTTGGCAGACAAACGTTCAACGTCTATCAGGTAGAAACATTGCCGGATCCTCTAAACTACTTAAACGGCTTAAACGATTTAAACGGCTTAAATAATTTAACCTTGCGTCCTTTAGAATCCCCTATTTTCATCAAAAAACCTATGCCGCAAGGCCAACAGGATGTCTTTCTGTATCCTGGCGATGAAGGTTACGAGGAATTTTTGAGACAAAACCTCATGCACAAATACGAAACGCTTTATGATAAACCCTTTGGCGGCGACGGTGAGTGCCTAAAGTTTGCCTTCTATCCCATTGCTGGAAAATCAATAAAACAGTTTACTGTTTTTAGTACCGGATTAGACGGCAGTGTGAGACCTATCAATATAAAAGGCACCTTGCAGCCCTTTATTGTTACCGGTCCTAAAGAATTAATTAAAATCGGCCTGGAATGTGGCTTTGGGCAAAA